One genomic segment of Coffea arabica cultivar ET-39 chromosome 6e, Coffea Arabica ET-39 HiFi, whole genome shotgun sequence includes these proteins:
- the LOC113696510 gene encoding uncharacterized protein, producing MAWNNRRGARGRNANRMRQDEEDEALLLISASLMLMHPSLAHVDNNQPLPQHDGSFTDRQWVERVLYGHHRRSIDNMRITVDNFLLLSNILVERQYVPHNYQQRVPIQEALAMTLMLVSHKHTHCVLGTIFDRSIETINRNIKKVLRGLCLFATEIIRPGDQTAVHPRIANSTNFYPWFKDAVGAMDGTHISACPPTGEQMAYTNRHGWQSQNVLAVCDHDMRFIYVYAGWEGSAHDARVLESALAYPSHFSLPQPGQYYLVDAAYKNAPGFMPPYKNVGSESPAKALFNTRHSQLRNIIERTFGVLKKRFKWLKGPIDNFYMSTQISIVIACCALHNFLRMHQPEDAHFQRFESEDVHLNEEPEIGGLVPQPFALNVSPAELAEWKAKRDYIATQMYAARGRRRR from the exons ATGGCCTGGAACAACCGCCGTGGTGCTAGAGGACGCAATGCAAATCGCATGAGGCAAGACGAGGAAGATGAGGCCTTACTTCTTATCAGTGCCTCGTTAATGTTAATGCATCCGTCACTTGCACACGTGGATAATAATCAACCACTTCCGCAACATGATGGTTCCTTCACAGATAGGCAGTGGGTAGAACGCGTACTCTACGGTCATCATAGACGCTCAATAGATAACATGCGTATCACGGTTGATAATTTCTTGCTATTGTCCAATATCCTTGTCGAGAGACAGTACGTTCCACACAATTACCAACAGCGCGTGCCCATACAGGAGGCGCTTGCTATGACTTTAATGTTGGTCAGCCACAAGCATACGCACTGTGTGTTGGGTACTATTTTTGATCGATCCATCGAGACGATTAATCGAAATATAAAAAAGGTGCTCCGAGGCCTGTGTCTATTTGCAACTGAAATAATACGACCGGGTGACCAGACTGCAGTTCATCCACGAATTGCAAACTCAACTAATTTTTATCCATGGTTCAAG GATGCCGTGGGAGCGATGGATGGCACCCACATCTCAGCTTGTCCTCCGACAGGCGAGCAAATGGCATATACAAATCGGCACGGGTGGCAATCACAGAATGTTCTGGCAGTTTGTGATCATGACATGCGCTTCATCTATGTGTATGCTGGATGGGAGGGAAGTGCACACGATGCGCGAGTGTTGGAGTCAGCATTAGCATATCCGTCCCATTTTTCACTGCCGCAACCTG GGCAGTACTACTTAGTTGATGCGGCATACAAGAATGCTCCAGGTTTCATGCCCCCGTATAAGAACGTGGGGTCCGAATCTCCGGCAAAGGCCTTGTTCAATACTCGACATTCGCAACTTCGCAATATCATTGAGCGCACATTTGGTGTGCTTAAGAAAAGATTCAAATGGTTAAAGGGTCCGATAGATAATTTCTATATGAGCACTCAAATCAGTATAGTCATTGCTTGTTGTGCGTTGCACAACTTTTTAAGAATGCACCAACCAGAAGATGCCCATTTTCAACGGTTTGAATCAGAAGACGTGCACTTAAATGAAGAGCCAGAAATAGGCGGGCTAGTACCTCAGCCGTTCGCATTAAACGTATCTCCTGCAGAGCTGGCGGAATGGAAAGCTAAACGAGACTACATAGCGACTCAAATGTACGCAGCACGGGGGCGACGCCGCCGTTAG